Proteins encoded by one window of Mustela erminea isolate mMusErm1 chromosome 7, mMusErm1.Pri, whole genome shotgun sequence:
- the FAM110C gene encoding protein FAM110C → MRALPALDAPQNERLLTRDPAAVRVRDAAGPARRSAVERLAADRAKYLRGPPRAGAGPAAAGSNPEASEGTAGDPRPPPRVAGAVARRAIARKPLRPDSLIIYRQKCDFVRGQGADSSRAGLVKKLFQGPGKDKTSLSPETPQVREEIGARREEPAPSKPGSAAAPAAPGVPAPPARPAPCGTPTPVPAAPREPELRGSRRGGLQRSQSDLSSRYSASLAEWDTFFQFCGLEPEVVEALGRENFSAGSDRVTLKVRSVSVATSDSGFSRQSGSGAGLQEEGLAEQVPSTTSVVERNARIIKWLYTCRKAREKPGQALQGPV, encoded by the coding sequence ATGCGAGCCCTGCCAGCCTTGGACGCGCCCCAGAACGAGCGACTGCTGACCCGGGACCCCGCGGCCGTCAGGGTCCGGGACGCGGCGGGGCCAGCACGCAGGAGCGCCGTGGAGAGGCTGGCGGCCGACCGCGCCAAGTACCTGCGGGGCCCTCCGAGAGCCGGCGCGGGGCCCGCGGCCGCGGGCAGCAACCCCGAGGCGAGCGAAGGGACCGCGGGCGATCCTCGGCCTCCGCCTCGCGTCGCCGGTGCCGTGGCGCGCAGGGCCATAGCTCGGAAGCCGCTGAGGCCCGACTCGCTGATCATCTACCGGCAGAAATGCGACTTCGTCCGAGGCCAGGGCGCCGACAGCTCCAGGGCGGGCCTGGTGAAGAAGCTCTTCCAAGGCCCGGGCAAGGACAAGACGTCGCTGTCCCCGGAGACGCCCCAGGTGCGAGAGGAGATCGGGGCCAGGCGCGAGGAGCCTGCCCCGTCCAAGCCCGGCTCTGCGGCGGCCCCCGCGGCCCCCGGCGTTCCCGCGCCCCCGGCGCGCCCAGCACCTTGTGGGACGCCCACCCCAGTGCCGGCTGCGCCCCGGGAACCGGAGCTGCGAGGGTCGAGGCGCGGGGGGCTGCAGCGGTCGCAGTCAGACCTCAGCTCCCGCTACTCCGCGTCCTTGGCCGAGTGGGACACCTTCTTCCAGTTCTGCGGCCTGGAACCGGAGGTCGTGGAAGCTCTCGGGAGAGAGAACTTCTCCGCGGGGTCGGACCGCGTCACACTCAAGGTCCGCAGCGTGAGCGTCGCTACCTCCGACAGCGGCTTCTCCCGGCAGAGCGGCAGCGGCGCGGGGCTGCAGGAGGAAGGGCTGGCGGAGCAGGTGCCCAGCACCACCTCGGTGGTCGAGAGGAACGCCCGCATCATCAAGTGGCTGTACACCTGCAGGAAAGCCAGGGAGAAGCCGGGCCAGGCGCTGCAGGGCCCGGTGTGA